One Helianthus annuus cultivar XRQ/B chromosome 12, HanXRQr2.0-SUNRISE, whole genome shotgun sequence genomic region harbors:
- the LOC110896816 gene encoding F-box protein SNE yields MVHILENGEHFHADTREPEPEPEGFGSGFSINDHHDLLIEVLKRLDGRSLGAAACVCRQWCAIARNDSLWEHLCFRHVSPPPVGVRPVVSALGGYRRLYMVCVRPVLSRLKRRRLGGESEVVRRVWNQHEVELSLSLFCVEYYERLLVGGGRVAGDSPASSSLKFLCMPVNV; encoded by the coding sequence ATGGTGCATATTCTAGAAAATGGAGAGCACTTTCATGCTGATACCAGAGAACCCGAACCTGAACCTGAAGGGTTCGGGTCCGGGTTCTCTATAAACGACCACCACGATCTGCTGATCGAGGTGTTAAAGCGACTCGACGGGCGGTCGCTAGGAGCTGCCGCATGTGTGTGCCGCCAATGGTGCGCAATCGCTCGTAACGATTCGCTCTGGGAGCATCTGTGCTTCCGCCACGTGTCGCCACCACCGGTTGGTGTTAGACCGGTGGTGTCGGCATTGGGTGGATACAGGAGGCTGTACATGGTGTGTGTACGGCCTGTGCTGAGTCGACTCAAGCGGAGGCGACTCGGTGGTGAGTCGGAGGTGGTGAGGCGAGTCTGGAACCAGCATGAGGTGGAGTTATCACTGTCGTTGTTTTGTGTGGAGTATTATGAGCGGCTGTTGGTCGGCGGTGGGAGGGTCGCCGGAGATTCGCCGGCGTCGTCGTCGTTGAAGTTTTTATGCATGCCGGTGAATGTTTGA